The nucleotide sequence TGAGATCGACTGCTGCTTGCAGAATCGGGCGAAAATCGGGGTGAGAAATGGTTTTACAACTGCGAATTTCGGGGAAAGCATCAGGGGCTTTAGGGTGAGGAATCGGTAAATTAGGGGCGACAGCGACGCTAATCATCCCCAATTCATTGACGCAACGGTGCATTTCGGCGACTGCTGCATCTACATCTTGTAAGGGAATTACCCCAATCGGTTTGAGGCGGTTATCATAACCTTTGCAATCTTCAGCGATATAGTTGTTGTAACCGCGACATAAGGCGATCGCCAAATCCTTATCTAGGATACTCGAAAAAATCAGGTTCAAAGTTCCAAATATGACTTGAACATCAATTCCTTCTTGATCCATATGCTCAATTCGCACGCGATTGAACATGGCTCCCAAAGTAGTATCTGGATGTAAGTTGCGAAAACCACCTTTTCCCATACCTTGGGGTTGAGGAAACAAGCGGGTAAAGTCATTTTTGCCAGTAGCGGGGTTAAAATCGACAATCCGCGCCCGTTGATCGCCCAATGAATCGATGACTAAACCAATGCGATCGCGATACTCTGGATCTATATAATCCCGCATTACCAGGGGATTTTCTAGTTTGTGCGCGTCGGCATCAATTACCATTAAACCTTGATACATGAACTATCCTGACCTCTAGTATGGGTAATATAGTGTAGCGTAATGAAAGTCAGCTTATGGCTGTAAAGGTGTTTTTGGGCTACTTTCTGGTTCTTTATTGGTAAGATAACCCAAAACTTGTTTTAATCCTAACCAATTCTCGAATGACCAGACCAAAGAAACTAAAATGGTGATGGCTGGATACTTCACGAAGGCTGGTTTGTTCTTCTCAAAGATAAAATGACCACTCCAGGCGCAAACTTGCGTAAGGACGATACACGCCGCAGTCACTCGCCAATCACGAAATAACCAGAAAAGTGAGATAAAAATCAGCACGATATTGAGGTGATGCAGCATCTGATTAATCGGATGCTGATGACTGGCAATAAAGTGGGCTTTGGCTTCTTGAAAGTAGCTCAACTGTAAATCTCCTACTCTTAAGCCGAAATGAAAGTATGTCCCGCATTATAGACTCGTCAACTGAATACGGCTACTTAACTTAAGAGATTTTATAGATAAGCTATCTGTTTAAATGCACCACAGTTTATGGCGTTGCTGAATCAAGGTATGAACTAGTGAATGAAGTCAGAAGTCAGTCGTAGAGACGTAGCAGTGCTACGTCTGTACAGAAGTCAGAAGTCAAAATAGTGAGAGATCGGGGCGAAAGAAAACCCAATCAACAATTAATACTTCAAATCAGCAATGCCCAGTTTATTACCTAGATGACAGCCAATTCTGCAAATCTTCCAATCCTTCAAAGTCCAACAAAGCTTCACCCAGAGCCTCCAACTGCTCAAGACTCAACTCATCCACTTGCATTGTCAGTGACTTGGCGGTTTTATTGGGATTTTGTGAGTTCATTTAAGGGTTTAACTCGCGCCAACGTTGCTGTAAGTCAGCAATAGTGAATAAAGCTATAAATTTCAGCCCTTGGGAGGCATAAAGTTCGCCACCACCTTGCTGCCTATCTACCAACGCTATGACTTCTGCAACTTTATAACCTGCATCTTGAAGTCTATCTACAGCTTTGAGTGCTGATTGACCGGTAGTGACAACATCTTCTAAGACTACCACCTTTGCCCCTTCAGGTAGACTGGGACCTTCAATATAAGCTTGAGTACCGTGTCCTTTGGCTTCTTTACGGATAATTAGGGCAATTACAGGGCGATTTTCGTAAGCAGAGACAACACTGACGGCGCTAACAATGGGATCTGCACCTAAAGTTAAACCAGCTACAGCTTGAGTATCTGCTGGTAATAAATTTAATAATAACTGACCTATAGCCAATGCCCCTTGGGGGTGTAATGTTACTTGCTTACCATTGATATAGTAAGAACTTTTTTGCCCTGAAGATAAGGTAAAATCGCCTTCTTGATAAGCTTTTTGGCAGAATAAATCGAGAAGCTGAGTTTTAATCGTAGATAATTTAGGGTCTGAAGCGATCGCATCTGTCATTTTTGGGGCAAAATAACTTAACAGGACTTGTGCAACCAAAAGACTAACATAAAAACGTTAGTGGCAGCTAAATCTAGGTGTGTCTTTGAACTAAATGCCAGAGGACTGTTACCTACTTTCAAATATTTTATGAGGTGATATGAAAACAGGGTTAACTAAACCAATCGCCGCGAGTAAAGTGTTAGTGCTGACAGCAATCTGTAGTACTCTAGTGACGGCTGGATTCACTAACCCAAGCCATGCTCAATCTAACTCGCAGATTGCCCAAAGAAGTACTAATACTACCAATGGGCGATCGCCTAGCAGTACCAACCGCTATAGCCCCCCTTTACCAGGCTATCAGGAACTTCCCTTTCAAACAATTCCTGATGCTTTTAACCATGCTTTTTCCAAGCGATCTGGAGACTACTTCCGTAATGATACGATCGGCAGTCAATTTAATTTTGTCTTTGGCATTGGCGGCTATAGCGATCGCCAAATTACTCACGATGCAAATCTAATTGAAACATTGTATCGCGATTTCATGGAACAACAAGTTTCTGGCGATGCAATTATCCGCACTCCAGATTTAGAAAATCCTTTCAATAGTTCTTTGCTAACTACCACTACCTATATTCAACCACCACCACCAGCTTACACTCCACCACCACCACCTGTTTATAATCCACCACCAGCAGTAGAACCTCCACCCCCCATTCCCCGCGCACTTTATTAGTTTTCACATTTCTAATACAAGAGAGAACCTATTAGTAAGCGATCGAAACTTTTGGAAACTAATACTTCTGACTTCTGACTTCTGACTTATATATCTAGCGTCTCTATGGTTTGACGTAAAACTTGGCTAGAGTTGTGCAATCGATCCTGTTCTTTAAGAGTTAGGGAAATGCGTAAAACTCTAGTCACTCCTTGGCGATTTACGACTGCTGGAAGACTAAGATATACATCTTCTATTTGGTGAAGATCGTTAATTAAGCTACTCACAGTTAATACTCGATTTTGATTGTGTAAAACTGCTTCAACTATTTCAGTTACTCCTAAACCTATCGCATAACAAGTTGCGCCTTTACGCCGAATAATTTCGTCAGCAGCATTCTTAACTTGGAGAAAAACCTCTTCTAGTTCTGAGTTAATTTGGCGATCACTAGCTAATAAATCTCCTTGACAAAGATTCATTCCACCTATACTAGCGTTACTCCAAACAGGCACTTCACTATCTCCATGTTCTCCGATAATATAAGCATGGAGACTACGAGGATCAATTTTCAGTTTTTGCCCTAGTAAATACCGGAATCTGGCTGTATCTAAAACTGTTCCCGAACCAATTACTCTAGCACTTGGTAAACCTGATAGTTTCCAAGATACATAACTCATAATATCGACTGGATTGGTGACAATTAGTAAGATAGCTTGGGGACAATATTTTACTATCTCTGGAATCAGTTTTTTAAACAGTTCAATATTTCTTTGTACCAAGTCTAAACGTGTTTCTCCTGGCTTTTGTTTGGCTCCCGCAGTAATAATAACAATGTCTGCATCTGCACTATCAGCTAAAGTTCCACCGCGCACAATACTAGGTGTAACAAAAGGGAGTCCGTGGACTAAATCCATGACTTCTCCTTGCAGTTTTTCTTGATTAGTATCAACAATTGTCATTTCATCAAGAGTGTTTTGAATTAACATTGAATAAGCACAAGCCATACCTACTTGACCTGCACCAATAATGACACCTTTGCGTAAGTTGTGAGTTGCCTTAAATTCTAAACTTGTTTCGGGTGAAACTGTAAAAAGATGCTCAAGCATATGTTAATGAAGTCAGAAGTAGGTTTGACGATCTAAAACAAGTACGGAAGAACCTAAATTTACCTAGTTTATAGAGGCTAAACAATCATTTAATTGTTGCTTGATTTCTTCAGAGTTGAGTTTTTGACCAATAAATACTACCTGGTTTTGAGGAGGGGTTAACCATTCATCTGCATTCATATCATAGCGTTTTCCACTGAGTTGAAATACGTGGCGCATTTTACTTTCTTTAAACCACATGATGCCTTTAGCCCGAAACACTTTATCTGACATTTTATCTGTTAAAAATTGTTGAAATTTTTCCACAATAAATGGGCGATCGCTAGTAAATGAAACTGAGACAAACCCATCATTTTCTAAGTGGTGCGAGTGATGATGATGATGTTCATCGCTATCGTGGTGATGGTGTGTATCGGGTTCGGGATAACCATCTATTTTGGTAAGTTCTACATCTAAAATTAAGGGGAGAGAGACAATTCCTTGGTGCGATCGCAAGATTCTGGCACCCATTTTAATTGACTGCAAATATGCTTCTAATTCAGCCACTTTTTCTTCAGTAACTAGGTCAGTTTTATTGAGGATAATAATATCTCCATAAGTAATCTGACTACTAGCTGCTTGCGTCGAAAATATATCTTGGTTAAAGTTTTCAGCATCAACTACAGTGAGGACAGAATCTAATCTAGTCAATTCCCTTAACTCTGTTCCTAAAAAAGTGAGTATAATCGGCAGAGGATCGGCTACTCCTGTAGTCTCAATTACTAAATAGTCAATGCGATCGCTCCTTTCTAAGACTCGATAAACTGCTTCGACTAAACTATCGTTAATGGTGCAACAAATACAACCATTACTTAGTTCCATCATGTCTTCATCAATGGATATTAATAGCTGACTATCAATATCTATATCGCCAAATTCGTTGACAAGAACTGCAACTTTTAAATCTTGGCGATTTTGTAAAATATGGTTGAGTAAAGTGGTTTTTCCACTGCCTAAAAAACCAGTAATAATAGTAATCGGCATTCCTCTCTTGGGAATATCTAATTCACTAACTGGATCGATACTAGTTTGAGAAATATTCATAGGTGGCTCTCTCGTACTTGCTTTTGATAATCAAATCTTATGGTTTTGGTGATTGGTGACTGGGGACTGGGAAGACAGCCAACAGGATTTTGTAACTTATGATACATTTCTTCCCTTCTTGTTAGGAGAGCCAACTGGCAATCGCCCTCTAAGCCATATTAGAGCATTTGGTAGATAATGATTCTCATTATAATAATGTGCCTTGGGGAAGTACTTGGTTATAAGTTGCAGAAATTCTTGTACTCTAGATATATTTAGTTTCTATTTATGATTCTTACTCATTAGTAACTGTGTTAAGATACACAAAAATTTACAATTTCTGTTAAAAACAACTAAATTACTGACGATATAGAGAGATCGATCGTGGCAAGTCAAAAAGTGTTAATTATCGATGATGGTAAGACGATTCGGATGCAGATTAAAGATATGCTTCCGTCTGGTAATTTCCAAGTTTTAGAAGCTAAAGATGGGATGGAAGGTTTAAGTATGATTCGCGAAGAGCGACCTAATTTAATATTATTAGATTGCTTTATGCCCAGAATGAATGGCTGGGAAGTTTTAGATGAATTAGAAGCACAGAAAGACTTGGTGGGAATTCCTCTAATTATTATGTCTGGCAGGAAAGAAGAAGCCAAAGATAAAATACCTCATCTAGATGAAGCTTTTGAATTCTTGGAAAAGCCCTTCGATCAAAAAACTTTAATTGCCGCTATTAAATCTGCTGTGGCTAAAGCAAAATGGCGGCAAAAAAATGGTGGTAGTTCTTATGAACAAACGGTTAGTTCTTCTCAAGATGCTAAGGAAATAAATCAACTGAAAGCAACAGTTAATGCCTTAGTACAACAAAATATTAAACTGCAATCAGAAGTAGAGCAATTGAAAAAACAAGTTAATCAAATTGTGACATTTATTAAACAAAAAATGGGATAGAACCATACAGAAAGTTGTTAAATAAAATTAATTTAACAAATCATATTTTTGAGATTATTTGGGATTTATTGGCGTTTATCTGCGGAAATAGACGCTAACGTTTCCAGTATAAAATGTATTTGTCATACACCGTAAAAGTATTTTAGTAACAGGTATTTAGAAAATCTAAATCAATTTAGCCACTATATTAACTCTTTACTCTTTACTCTTTACTCAGTAGGGTACGTCCTGCGGTAGCCTAGATCGAGTGACTTATAATAGCAAAATTAGAATTGCGATCGCTTTATGTCTCCTGAAGTTTCTGCTCCCACTCGGACAATTAGAATCGGTTCTCGGAAAAGCCAATTAGCCTTAGTACAAACTTATTGGGTAAGAGAAGAACTCCAAAAGGCGTTTCCCGACATCACCTTTGAAGTACAGACGATGAATACCCAAGGAGATAAAATTCTGGATGTCGCCTTGTCAAAAATTGGTGATAAAGGCTTATTTACTCAAGAATTAGAGACAGGGATGCTCAATCATGAGGTTGACTTTGCCGTTCACTCCCTCAAAGATTTACCTACTAACTTACCCTCTGGTTTAATGTTAGGGTGCGTCACCGAAAGAGAGAACCCTGCTGATGGTTTGGTGGTACACGAAAAGCACAAAGATAAGCAACTAGATACCCTTCAGGAAGGTGCAGTAATTGGTACATCCTCTTTAAGACGCTTAGCGCAACTGCGTCATCACTTCCCGCACCTGACATTTAAAGATATCCGAGGTAACCTCAATACTCGTTTGGCAAAATTAGACGCAGGGGAATACGATGCCATAATCTTAGCTGTAGCAGGGCTAAAACGGCTAGACATGAGCGATCGCATCCATCAAGTCATCCCTGATGAACTATCTCTACACGCCGTCGGACAAGGGGCTTTAGGCATTGAATGCCGCAGTGAAGATCCAGAAGTCCTCAAGGTAATTAAAGCCTTAGAACACTTACCTACAGCCCAAAGATGCTACGCCGAACGCGCTTTCTTAAGAGAATTAGAAGGTGGCTGTCAAGTCCCCATTGGGGTTAATACTAAGATTGACGGAGATAACCTGACTTTAACAGGGTTAGTTGCTAGTTTAGACGGCAAACGCTTGATTAAAGATAGTATCATCGGTGCTGCCACTGCCGCCGATGAATTAGGGATTGAACTAGCGCACAAAGTTAAAGAACAAGGGGCGCAAGAAATCTTGCAGGAAATCATTGAAGAGATGCGGACTGATAGTTGAATCCGTTAAAACTCTTGTGGGGTATTACCCTGAGCCTGTCGAATGACGGGCATCTTGCCATCAGCGTCAACTTAACGGTGAAAGCTTTACTCCGCCGCGAACTCAAGTTCACGGCTCATAGCTCAAGTCCACTCAAGTGGACTAAAACTATTCCTGAGTCCTCTGAAGAGGACTTTAGCTATGAGACAGGGGTTTTCAACCCCTAGCGGTTGTGGTTCAAAGCCATAGTCCAGCAATCATTTGAGCCTTAAATTGACACCTATGGCATCTTGCCCGCTTTTTTGTTTCCCAATTCCCGATTCCCAATCCCCAATTCCTAATTGAAAAATTCATCATTATTTACAAAGCCTAACTGTAAGTAAATTAGGTACTGTTACTGGACTAGATATTACCTATCTACACCAGTGACTCAAGCACATTAAGCTGTTCCAGATTTGACTTACCGATCCAAAATCTGCATCTAGAACCTCAAACCCATATTAAATATGACTTCTGACTTCTGTACAGACGCGATATATTGCGTCTCTCCTAACTTCTGACTTTTTTTGCTATTGTTTACATTTTTATAAAAAGCGATCAAATAGGGTTTCCTTTTGCTGACGATTTGGACAATAATCTGAGGTAACCAAAAA is from Merismopedia glauca CCAP 1448/3 and encodes:
- a CDS encoding DUF962 domain-containing protein — protein: MSYFQEAKAHFIASHQHPINQMLHHLNIVLIFISLFWLFRDWRVTAACIVLTQVCAWSGHFIFEKNKPAFVKYPAITILVSLVWSFENWLGLKQVLGYLTNKEPESSPKTPLQP
- a CDS encoding DUF4351 domain-containing protein — translated: MNSQNPNKTAKSLTMQVDELSLEQLEALGEALLDFEGLEDLQNWLSSR
- the pyrE gene encoding orotate phosphoribosyltransferase, with amino-acid sequence MTDAIASDPKLSTIKTQLLDLFCQKAYQEGDFTLSSGQKSSYYINGKQVTLHPQGALAIGQLLLNLLPADTQAVAGLTLGADPIVSAVSVVSAYENRPVIALIIRKEAKGHGTQAYIEGPSLPEGAKVVVLEDVVTTGQSALKAVDRLQDAGYKVAEVIALVDRQQGGGELYASQGLKFIALFTIADLQQRWRELNP
- a CDS encoding L-lactate dehydrogenase yields the protein MLEHLFTVSPETSLEFKATHNLRKGVIIGAGQVGMACAYSMLIQNTLDEMTIVDTNQEKLQGEVMDLVHGLPFVTPSIVRGGTLADSADADIVIITAGAKQKPGETRLDLVQRNIELFKKLIPEIVKYCPQAILLIVTNPVDIMSYVSWKLSGLPSARVIGSGTVLDTARFRYLLGQKLKIDPRSLHAYIIGEHGDSEVPVWSNASIGGMNLCQGDLLASDRQINSELEEVFLQVKNAADEIIRRKGATCYAIGLGVTEIVEAVLHNQNRVLTVSSLINDLHQIEDVYLSLPAVVNRQGVTRVLRISLTLKEQDRLHNSSQVLRQTIETLDI
- a CDS encoding CobW family GTP-binding protein yields the protein MNISQTSIDPVSELDIPKRGMPITIITGFLGSGKTTLLNHILQNRQDLKVAVLVNEFGDIDIDSQLLISIDEDMMELSNGCICCTINDSLVEAVYRVLERSDRIDYLVIETTGVADPLPIILTFLGTELRELTRLDSVLTVVDAENFNQDIFSTQAASSQITYGDIIILNKTDLVTEEKVAELEAYLQSIKMGARILRSHQGIVSLPLILDVELTKIDGYPEPDTHHHHDSDEHHHHHSHHLENDGFVSVSFTSDRPFIVEKFQQFLTDKMSDKVFRAKGIMWFKESKMRHVFQLSGKRYDMNADEWLTPPQNQVVFIGQKLNSEEIKQQLNDCLASIN
- a CDS encoding response regulator, whose product is MASQKVLIIDDGKTIRMQIKDMLPSGNFQVLEAKDGMEGLSMIREERPNLILLDCFMPRMNGWEVLDELEAQKDLVGIPLIIMSGRKEEAKDKIPHLDEAFEFLEKPFDQKTLIAAIKSAVAKAKWRQKNGGSSYEQTVSSSQDAKEINQLKATVNALVQQNIKLQSEVEQLKKQVNQIVTFIKQKMG
- the hemC gene encoding hydroxymethylbilane synthase, with product MSPEVSAPTRTIRIGSRKSQLALVQTYWVREELQKAFPDITFEVQTMNTQGDKILDVALSKIGDKGLFTQELETGMLNHEVDFAVHSLKDLPTNLPSGLMLGCVTERENPADGLVVHEKHKDKQLDTLQEGAVIGTSSLRRLAQLRHHFPHLTFKDIRGNLNTRLAKLDAGEYDAIILAVAGLKRLDMSDRIHQVIPDELSLHAVGQGALGIECRSEDPEVLKVIKALEHLPTAQRCYAERAFLRELEGGCQVPIGVNTKIDGDNLTLTGLVASLDGKRLIKDSIIGAATAADELGIELAHKVKEQGAQEILQEIIEEMRTDS